One window from the genome of Luteithermobacter gelatinilyticus encodes:
- a CDS encoding RNA methyltransferase — MAGTDHTQPAILHDNGPAIILVGPQLGENIGKAVRAMYNFGLTDLRLVAPRDGWPNPAAWPAAAGADVVLDNARIYATTAEATADLHHVYATTARSRDMKKSVITPRRCADLMRRQVSQGHKVGVLFGPEKAGLKNEDVAPCAAIVSVPLNPAFASLNLAQAVVLVAYEWFQAGDETPAEYIPELDTRPATGEEMQGLFDHLESELMKSGYLRHEERRPVMIRNLRNMLSRARFTHQEVSTLRGVIRALATMGGAGWQQEKAARETDGNPEKE; from the coding sequence ATGGCAGGCACAGACCATACACAACCCGCAATCCTTCATGATAACGGTCCGGCAATTATTCTGGTGGGGCCGCAGCTTGGCGAAAATATCGGCAAGGCGGTACGCGCCATGTATAATTTCGGCCTGACCGATCTTAGACTGGTGGCGCCGCGTGATGGTTGGCCTAACCCGGCGGCCTGGCCGGCGGCGGCCGGTGCAGATGTGGTGCTGGACAATGCCCGCATTTATGCCACTACAGCCGAGGCGACCGCCGATCTGCATCATGTCTATGCCACCACGGCGCGGTCGCGGGATATGAAAAAATCCGTGATTACGCCGCGCAGATGCGCCGACCTGATGCGCCGACAGGTAAGTCAGGGGCACAAGGTTGGGGTGTTGTTTGGCCCGGAAAAGGCAGGGCTTAAAAACGAGGATGTGGCGCCTTGCGCCGCAATTGTATCGGTGCCGCTTAATCCGGCCTTTGCCAGTCTTAATCTGGCGCAGGCGGTGGTCCTGGTGGCCTATGAATGGTTTCAGGCAGGGGACGAGACGCCGGCAGAATATATTCCCGAGCTGGACACCCGGCCGGCCACGGGTGAGGAGATGCAAGGACTGTTTGATCATCTGGAAAGCGAACTGATGAAAAGCGGGTATTTGCGCCATGAGGAACGCCGGCCGGTGATGATCCGTAATCTGCGCAATATGCTGTCCCGGGCTCGTTTCACCCATCAGGAGGTCAGCACCCTCCGGGGCGTGATCCGCGCACTCGCCACCATGGGAGGGGCGGGCTGGCAACAGGAAAAAGCGGCGCGGGAAACAGACGGAAATCCCGAAAAGGAATAA
- a CDS encoding flagellar hook-basal body complex protein, with protein sequence MDTNIYVALSHQVAMRRQMDIIANNVANMNTTAFKRESVMFREYVNDVKGALPHSLRNVAFVQDYGISREMSDGEYQTTGNPFDVAISGKGLFKVQRDNGDIAYTRNGRLALAEDGTIVLSTGQPILDADDNTIQLPSPAYFSGIEFANDGTIWSKENGIIGKLAMVTFEDTSKLNKIGDNLFITDQPPIEDPDSRLLQGVTESSNVQPIVEITKMINVTRSYIQMAKMIEDVQNSQNQAINRLTRLG encoded by the coding sequence ATGGACACAAATATTTATGTTGCTTTATCCCATCAGGTCGCCATGCGCCGACAGATGGATATTATCGCCAACAATGTTGCCAATATGAACACCACCGCTTTCAAAAGGGAATCGGTGATGTTCCGCGAATATGTCAATGACGTAAAAGGGGCATTACCCCACTCCCTGCGTAATGTGGCCTTTGTCCAGGATTATGGAATTTCCCGCGAAATGAGTGATGGGGAATACCAGACCACAGGGAATCCCTTTGACGTCGCCATCAGCGGTAAGGGCCTGTTCAAGGTACAGCGGGACAACGGTGACATCGCCTATACCCGCAATGGCCGGCTGGCCCTGGCCGAAGACGGCACCATTGTCCTGTCCACCGGACAACCCATCCTCGATGCGGACGACAATACCATTCAGCTTCCCTCCCCGGCCTATTTCAGCGGAATCGAATTTGCCAATGATGGGACCATCTGGTCCAAGGAAAACGGTATCATCGGCAAACTGGCCATGGTGACCTTTGAGGACACATCAAAATTGAACAAAATCGGGGATAACTTGTTCATCACCGATCAACCCCCCATTGAAGACCCCGATTCCCGGCTGCTTCAGGGGGTAACCGAAAGCTCCAATGTCCAGCCGATTGTGGAAATTACCAAAATGATCAATGTCACCCGCTCCTATATCCAGATGGCCAAGATGATCGAGGATGTCCAGAATTCCCAGAATCAGGCCATCAACCGGCTGACACGACTTGGCTAA
- the flgA gene encoding flagellar basal body P-ring formation chaperone FlgA, producing the protein MTRIKYICAGLLCTLVWMTGFPAAPAYSARADIAEIKSEAQVDDNVITLGDLFDNLDQKQNLWVMDAPLPGRKTYVPASYLVQLTRQHGIYWRNPRAVRQVVVTRTGTLVEPAELKTLIQEQVIRQHADRNRQVSLYGMGQKIVLPLGYDIQDLRLSRLDIDGGSGKFTAVIEYPAGNNTYRETRLHGRLEEVTRVPALRNAVHPGAPITRRDITWITVPAIMVRKNVVTSLDDLIGMTPRRPLKAENMIRVSDLKRPEIVERGKLVNITYATAKMTLTVLGKAIESGGKGDVIQVMNTASRKTIDAVVTGPAEVHVIAAGSNLAALTGK; encoded by the coding sequence ATGACCCGAATTAAATATATCTGCGCCGGCCTCCTGTGTACCCTGGTCTGGATGACCGGGTTTCCCGCAGCTCCGGCTTATTCGGCGAGGGCGGACATTGCCGAAATCAAATCCGAAGCCCAGGTCGATGACAATGTCATCACCCTGGGGGATCTGTTCGATAACCTTGATCAAAAACAGAACCTCTGGGTGATGGACGCCCCTCTGCCGGGCCGCAAAACCTATGTCCCCGCCAGCTATCTTGTGCAATTAACCCGCCAGCACGGCATTTACTGGCGCAACCCCCGCGCTGTGCGGCAGGTTGTGGTCACCCGGACCGGCACGCTTGTGGAGCCGGCCGAACTCAAAACCCTGATCCAGGAGCAAGTCATCCGCCAGCATGCGGACCGCAACCGCCAGGTCAGCCTGTATGGCATGGGGCAGAAAATTGTCCTGCCGCTGGGTTATGACATCCAGGATCTGCGTCTCAGCCGGCTGGACATTGACGGCGGCAGTGGCAAATTTACCGCCGTTATCGAATACCCCGCGGGCAACAACACCTATCGTGAAACCCGCCTTCATGGCCGGCTGGAAGAAGTCACTCGTGTTCCGGCCCTGCGCAACGCCGTTCATCCCGGCGCGCCGATCACCCGTCGGGATATCACCTGGATTACCGTGCCAGCCATCATGGTGCGCAAGAATGTGGTGACCAGCCTGGATGATCTGATCGGCATGACCCCGCGGCGGCCGCTCAAGGCTGAAAACATGATTCGGGTTTCCGACCTCAAGCGCCCGGAAATTGTCGAGCGGGGCAAATTGGTGAACATCACCTATGCCACCGCCAAAATGACCTTAACTGTTTTGGGAAAAGCCATTGAAAGCGGTGGCAAGGGCGATGTGATTCAGGTGATGAATACCGCCTCCCGCAAAACAATCGACGCCGTTGTGACCGGGCCTGCCGAAGTTCATGTCATTGCGGCGGGCAGCAATCTGGCGGCGCTGACCGGAAAATAA
- the cysS gene encoding cysteine--tRNA ligase: MKLFNTLTKKKEDFVPLDPHHVKMYVCGPTVYNYAHVGNARPVVVFDLLARLLRHDFPKVTYARNITDIDDKIITASQETGEDISAITTKYTRIYEEDMGALNAELPDLRPRATDYIPQMIAMIETLIDKGYAYVADGHVLFHVPSMENYGELSGRNREEMIAGARVEVAPYKKDASDFVLWKPSRADQPGWDSPWGRGRPGWHLECSCMIEDTLGETIDIHGGGLDLIFPHHENEIAQSRCAHGGAALARYWVHNGYLTVEGEKMSKSLGNFITVHELLEEGVRGEAIRLALLSAHYRQPLDFSRDGIDQAKKQLDRWYRLTEGVEATEEDIPEDFLEALRDDLNTPKAIAVLSALAREGKVKELKAAANMFGLLHQDDWFTMAGGEDAIEEVEVNRLIEERAEAKKNKDFVTADRIRDELAAQGVILKDGPDGTTWERK, encoded by the coding sequence ATGAAACTGTTCAATACGCTGACCAAAAAGAAAGAAGACTTTGTGCCGCTGGATCCGCATCATGTGAAAATGTATGTTTGCGGACCGACCGTCTATAACTACGCCCATGTGGGCAATGCGCGCCCGGTGGTGGTGTTCGATCTTCTGGCCCGGCTGTTGCGTCATGACTTTCCGAAAGTCACTTACGCCCGCAACATCACCGATATTGACGACAAGATCATCACCGCAAGCCAGGAAACGGGTGAGGATATTTCGGCCATTACCACCAAATATACCCGTATTTATGAGGAGGATATGGGGGCGCTGAATGCCGAATTACCGGACCTTAGACCCCGGGCCACCGACTATATCCCGCAGATGATTGCCATGATCGAGACCCTGATCGACAAGGGGTATGCCTATGTGGCGGATGGCCATGTGCTGTTTCATGTGCCAAGCATGGAAAATTACGGCGAACTGTCCGGCCGCAACCGCGAAGAGATGATCGCCGGTGCCCGGGTGGAGGTGGCGCCTTATAAAAAGGATGCATCCGATTTTGTCTTGTGGAAACCCAGCCGTGCCGATCAGCCTGGCTGGGACAGTCCCTGGGGACGGGGTCGGCCCGGCTGGCATCTGGAATGTTCCTGCATGATTGAAGATACCTTGGGGGAAACCATTGACATTCACGGCGGCGGACTGGATCTGATTTTTCCGCATCATGAAAATGAGATCGCCCAAAGCCGCTGTGCTCATGGCGGGGCGGCGCTGGCGCGTTACTGGGTGCATAACGGCTATCTCACGGTCGAGGGCGAAAAAATGTCCAAGTCGCTGGGCAACTTTATTACCGTGCATGAGCTTTTGGAAGAAGGCGTGCGGGGAGAGGCCATTCGCCTCGCTTTGCTCAGCGCCCATTATCGCCAGCCACTGGATTTCAGCCGCGACGGCATTGACCAGGCGAAGAAACAGCTTGACCGCTGGTACCGCCTGACCGAAGGGGTCGAAGCCACGGAAGAAGATATTCCGGAAGACTTTCTGGAGGCGCTCAGAGATGATCTTAATACCCCGAAAGCCATTGCGGTTCTGAGCGCGCTGGCGCGGGAGGGCAAGGTGAAGGAACTGAAGGCGGCGGCCAATATGTTCGGCCTGTTGCACCAGGACGACTGGTTTACCATGGCGGGGGGGGAAGACGCCATCGAGGAGGTCGAAGTCAACCGTCTGATCGAAGAGCGCGCCGAAGCCAAGAAAAACAAGGATTTTGTCACGGCTGACCGGATTCGGGACGAACTTGCGGCGCAGGGGGTGATCCTCAAGGATGGCCCGGATGGCACCACATGGGAACGGAAATAA
- a CDS encoding antibiotic biosynthesis monooxygenase, with protein sequence MYAEALKTPEICPEQDNEPVTVTISRKVKPGREKAYERWAKEVSLAAREFMGHQNLSIFRPSVTTGGRYVFMLHFDSHEHQQAWEQSPVRAAFLQRLRDEDLVEGETEIAKATGFEFWFPYAEVPEAAPPPRWKMVVIMIPTVVALVLLVNTLLAPLAGHWPVEVKIVVQCVFQILLMTYVIMPRLTTLFKGWLYPQKSS encoded by the coding sequence ATGTACGCAGAAGCACTCAAAACCCCTGAAATTTGCCCCGAGCAGGACAATGAACCGGTGACGGTCACCATTTCCCGCAAGGTCAAGCCCGGGCGGGAAAAGGCGTATGAGCGCTGGGCGAAGGAGGTGTCCCTGGCGGCCCGGGAGTTTATGGGCCATCAGAATTTAAGCATTTTCCGCCCCAGTGTGACCACCGGCGGCCGTTATGTTTTTATGCTGCATTTCGACAGCCATGAACATCAGCAGGCCTGGGAACAATCCCCGGTGCGCGCCGCGTTTCTGCAACGCCTTAGGGATGAGGACCTTGTGGAAGGGGAAACGGAAATCGCCAAAGCCACGGGCTTTGAGTTCTGGTTTCCTTATGCGGAAGTGCCCGAAGCGGCACCGCCGCCGCGCTGGAAAATGGTGGTGATTATGATTCCCACAGTTGTTGCTCTGGTATTGCTGGTCAACACGCTGCTGGCGCCGCTGGCCGGTCACTGGCCGGTAGAGGTCAAGATTGTCGTGCAGTGTGTTTTCCAGATTCTGTTGATGACCTACGTGATCATGCCCCGGCTCACCACCCTGTTTAAAGGCTGGCTTTATCCGCAAAAGTCATCCTGA
- the rpsD gene encoding 30S ribosomal protein S4: MTKRIQAKYKIDRRMGENIWGRPKSPVNSREYGPGQHGQNRRGKLSDFGIQLRAKQKLKGYYGNITEKQFKRIYKEADRRRGDTGEILVGLLERRLDAVVYRAKFVPTVFAARQFVNHGHVLVNGKKVNIPSYQVKPGDVIEIREKSRNIPMVLQAQESAERDIPDYIQVEDPCKVTFLRQPALDEIPYPVQMEPNLIVEFYSR, translated from the coding sequence ATGACAAAACGTATTCAGGCCAAATATAAAATTGACCGCCGGATGGGTGAAAACATCTGGGGACGTCCGAAATCTCCCGTCAATTCCCGTGAATATGGTCCGGGCCAGCATGGTCAGAACCGGCGTGGCAAACTGTCCGACTTCGGCATCCAGCTGCGCGCCAAGCAGAAGCTGAAAGGGTATTACGGTAATATTACGGAAAAACAGTTCAAACGCATTTATAAAGAAGCCGACCGTCGGCGCGGCGATACCGGGGAAATCCTGGTCGGCCTGCTGGAGCGGCGTCTGGACGCGGTGGTCTACCGGGCCAAATTTGTGCCGACTGTTTTTGCGGCTCGTCAGTTCGTGAACCATGGCCATGTGCTGGTGAACGGCAAAAAAGTGAATATTCCCAGCTATCAGGTTAAACCCGGCGACGTGATCGAAATTCGGGAAAAGTCCCGCAACATTCCGATGGTGCTTCAGGCCCAGGAGTCTGCCGAGCGTGACATTCCGGATTATATTCAGGTGGAGGACCCGTGCAAGGTGACCTTCCTGCGTCAGCCGGCACTGGATGAAATTCCCTATCCTGTGCAGATGGAACCGAACCTGATTGTCGAGTTCTACTCCCGCTAA
- the flgG gene encoding flagellar basal-body rod protein FlgG, with amino-acid sequence MKALSIAATGMLAQQLNVEVISNNIANMNTTGFKRQRAEFQDLLYQNIERVGAASSNAGNIVPSGIQIGVGVKAGGVYRITEQGELVNTDTPFDMAINGSGYFRIQLPDGQDAYTRAGSFQLSPQGQLVTPEGYVVSPGITIPQDAIDISINPEGEVQVKLAGQIDPQVVGQLELAIFPNPAGLEATGQNLFLETPASGAANVGTPNEAGFGAIIQGFLETSNVNSVSEITSLITAQRAYEMNSKVISSADEMMSVTSNLR; translated from the coding sequence ATGAAAGCACTCAGTATCGCAGCAACCGGCATGTTGGCCCAGCAGCTTAATGTGGAAGTTATTTCCAACAACATCGCCAATATGAACACCACAGGCTTTAAACGTCAGCGGGCAGAGTTTCAGGATCTTCTGTATCAGAATATCGAACGGGTGGGCGCCGCCTCTTCCAATGCCGGGAATATTGTGCCCAGCGGGATTCAGATCGGTGTGGGCGTGAAGGCCGGCGGCGTATACCGCATTACCGAACAGGGCGAACTGGTCAACACCGACACCCCTTTTGACATGGCCATCAACGGCAGCGGTTATTTCCGCATCCAGCTGCCCGATGGCCAGGATGCCTATACCCGGGCCGGTTCTTTTCAGCTAAGCCCTCAGGGCCAACTGGTCACCCCCGAGGGGTATGTGGTCTCCCCCGGCATTACCATCCCGCAGGACGCCATTGACATTTCCATCAACCCTGAAGGCGAGGTTCAGGTCAAACTGGCCGGACAGATCGACCCACAGGTGGTCGGACAGCTGGAACTGGCCATATTCCCGAACCCGGCCGGTCTTGAAGCCACGGGGCAGAATCTGTTCCTGGAAACGCCGGCCTCCGGCGCCGCCAATGTGGGCACCCCCAATGAAGCCGGTTTCGGGGCCATTATCCAAGGGTTTCTGGAAACCTCCAACGTCAACTCGGTGAGCGAGATCACCTCCCTGATCACCGCCCAGCGGGCGTATGAAATGAATTCCAAGGTGATCAGCTCCGCCGATGAAATGATGAGCGTCACATCAAATCTGAGATAA
- a CDS encoding ATP-binding protein, with the protein MSRTVATVQDHYPETSYLKDVTPHDLRRAFQIEQVGLLYKHIVLIAFSNILIATFLFLAMHKPPFEKYMELWYAGVYLVSAYRFLSWYSFRKSDWEKSPGKWLRIFLSGTFLMGLVWASTVGLLFQATQYEDILIIVFVISGMTAGALVSSASYVKAYTAFNLPPLMALILYLVVAGHTEMASMVSFYTIFVNILARSIENNIRHSVKLKILNQILADEALKGKALAEAHEKELKKHIAELKATQKQLSAKQAAYEKVFEENLRSRFEAEKANKAKTDFLAAMSHEIRTPMNGMLGMISLLLDTDMTRQQREYLKTARDSGLSLLRMLNDLLDLTKIEAGKIELESIEFSLRKALEGISNLWEPKIREKGLTFKVLIDDQLEDIWKGDPVRLRQLLHNLISNALKFTEKGSILVRVTLLSENKEYGLLRFEVQDTGIGFDVEKKHFLFDKFNQADASTTRKYGGTGLGLSICRELVELMDGEIDVTSVPGKGTNFWFTLRLAKTPQTKIIKASGYGANKDIGKKIRLVAEAPVSILIAEDNSINRAVIESMLKVPKVRLHYATNGHEAVRALHQEQVDLVLMDIHMPEMDGVEAVRAIRTMDGENRDVPIIALTANAMAGDRDVYLKAGMNGYVSKPVDLPKLYEAITAQVDRLKIVYLEKNTSSPDLKPEKAETVQNSLEDFVKSLEEKNITGKDIGGGSR; encoded by the coding sequence TTGTCTAGGACCGTTGCCACAGTGCAAGATCATTATCCGGAAACGTCATATCTTAAGGATGTGACGCCACATGATCTGCGGCGCGCTTTTCAAATCGAGCAGGTGGGGCTTCTTTACAAACATATTGTGCTGATTGCGTTCAGCAATATCCTGATTGCCACTTTCCTGTTTCTGGCTATGCACAAGCCGCCTTTCGAAAAATATATGGAATTATGGTATGCGGGGGTGTATCTGGTCAGCGCCTATCGTTTTCTGTCATGGTACAGTTTCAGGAAAAGCGATTGGGAAAAGTCTCCGGGCAAATGGCTGAGGATTTTTTTGTCCGGAACCTTCCTCATGGGGCTCGTCTGGGCCAGTACTGTGGGGCTGTTGTTTCAGGCCACTCAGTATGAAGATATTCTGATTATTGTTTTTGTCATATCCGGGATGACGGCGGGGGCGCTTGTATCCTCGGCTTCTTATGTTAAGGCGTATACGGCCTTCAATCTGCCGCCATTGATGGCGTTGATTCTGTATCTGGTTGTCGCGGGACACACCGAAATGGCCAGCATGGTGTCGTTTTATACGATTTTCGTCAATATTCTCGCCCGCAGTATTGAAAACAATATCCGCCATTCCGTGAAACTGAAGATCCTGAACCAGATTCTGGCGGACGAAGCCCTCAAAGGCAAGGCGTTGGCCGAAGCGCATGAGAAGGAACTAAAAAAACATATTGCTGAACTGAAAGCCACACAAAAACAGCTTAGCGCCAAACAGGCGGCTTATGAGAAGGTGTTTGAGGAGAATCTCCGCTCCCGCTTTGAGGCGGAAAAGGCCAATAAGGCCAAGACTGATTTCCTGGCCGCCATGAGCCATGAAATCCGCACGCCTATGAACGGCATGCTGGGCATGATTTCCTTGCTGCTGGATACGGACATGACCCGCCAGCAACGGGAATATCTTAAAACGGCGCGGGATTCCGGCCTTTCCCTGCTGCGGATGCTGAATGATCTTCTGGACCTGACCAAAATCGAAGCGGGGAAGATTGAGCTGGAGTCCATAGAATTCAGCCTGCGGAAGGCGCTGGAGGGCATTTCCAATCTGTGGGAACCGAAAATCCGGGAAAAGGGGCTAACCTTTAAGGTGCTGATTGACGACCAGCTTGAGGATATCTGGAAGGGTGACCCGGTTCGCCTGCGGCAGTTATTGCATAACCTGATCAGCAATGCCCTGAAATTTACCGAAAAAGGCAGCATTCTGGTTCGGGTGACTTTGTTGTCAGAAAATAAAGAATATGGACTGTTGCGTTTCGAAGTTCAGGACACGGGCATCGGGTTTGATGTGGAAAAGAAACACTTTCTGTTTGACAAGTTCAATCAGGCGGATGCGTCCACGACCCGGAAATATGGCGGTACGGGATTGGGGCTGTCTATTTGCCGGGAACTGGTGGAATTGATGGATGGGGAGATAGATGTGACCAGCGTTCCTGGCAAGGGAACAAATTTCTGGTTTACGCTCCGTCTTGCCAAAACGCCGCAGACAAAGATTATCAAAGCCTCTGGATATGGGGCCAATAAGGACATTGGGAAAAAAATACGGCTTGTGGCAGAGGCGCCGGTTTCCATTTTGATTGCCGAGGACAACAGCATTAACAGAGCCGTGATTGAATCCATGTTGAAGGTGCCGAAGGTTCGTCTCCATTATGCGACGAACGGGCATGAGGCGGTGAGAGCTTTGCACCAGGAACAGGTTGATCTTGTGCTGATGGATATTCACATGCCCGAGATGGATGGGGTGGAGGCGGTGCGCGCCATCCGGACGATGGACGGGGAAAACAGAGACGTGCCGATCATTGCTTTGACGGCGAACGCCATGGCCGGGGACCGTGATGTGTATCTGAAGGCTGGCATGAACGGTTATGTCAGTAAGCCGGTTGATCTTCCCAAATTATATGAGGCGATTACCGCCCAGGTGGATAGGTTGAAAATTGTTTACCTGGAAAAAAATACGTCTTCGCCTGACCTTAAGCCCGAAAAGGCAGAAACGGTTCAGAATTCTCTGGAAGACTTTGTCAAAAGCCTTGAAGAAAAAAATATAACAGGGAAAGACATAGGCGGGGGCTCTCGATGA
- the gltX gene encoding glutamate--tRNA ligase — translation MTVKVRFAPSPTGRLHVGNIRTALVNWLFARQQKGVFMLRLDDTDTARSSEEYVRGIMEDLTWLGLDWDETVRQSDRFDRYHAAAEKLKAAGRLYPCYETAQELDLKRKIQLGQGKPPVYDRAALNLTPEQIKAYEAEGRKPHWRFRLELPARIEWDDLVKGHLSFDLAAVSDPILIREDGSYLYTLPSVVDDIDFGITHIMRGEDHATNSAVQAQIFEALGGKVPAYAHFSLLTGKGGEGLSKRLGSASIQAYREEDGYEPMAINSLLARLGSSDPIEPFCRLEPLVESFDFGKYSRSSAKFDPHDLDVLNAKILHDTSYDEVKTRPEMTGVSEAFWLTVRPNLKKLRDVKEWRALVEGPVRPKIENPAFTARAAELLPEEDWDEGTWKSWTTAVKDATGAKGKALFLPLRQAITGLDHGPEMGALLPLIGREKVRARLLGETA, via the coding sequence ATGACGGTAAAAGTTCGTTTCGCGCCGAGCCCCACGGGCCGGCTTCATGTGGGAAACATCCGCACCGCGCTGGTGAACTGGCTGTTTGCCCGACAGCAGAAGGGCGTCTTCATGCTGCGTCTGGATGATACGGACACGGCGCGTTCCAGCGAGGAATATGTCCGGGGAATTATGGAAGATCTCACATGGCTGGGGCTAGATTGGGATGAAACAGTGCGGCAGTCGGACCGTTTTGACCGCTATCACGCGGCGGCAGAAAAGCTGAAAGCCGCCGGCCGGCTTTACCCCTGTTATGAAACGGCCCAGGAACTGGACCTTAAACGCAAGATTCAGCTGGGACAGGGCAAACCACCGGTTTACGACCGGGCAGCGCTGAACCTCACGCCGGAACAGATTAAGGCGTATGAGGCGGAAGGACGCAAGCCCCATTGGCGCTTCAGGCTGGAGCTTCCGGCCCGCATAGAATGGGACGATCTGGTGAAGGGGCATTTGAGTTTTGATCTTGCCGCAGTGAGTGATCCTATCCTGATCCGTGAGGACGGGTCTTATCTCTATACACTGCCTTCGGTGGTGGATGATATTGATTTTGGCATCACCCATATCATGCGTGGTGAGGATCACGCCACCAACAGCGCGGTTCAGGCGCAGATTTTTGAGGCCCTGGGCGGCAAGGTGCCCGCCTATGCCCATTTCTCGCTGCTCACCGGCAAGGGTGGGGAAGGGCTCTCCAAACGGCTTGGCAGCGCCAGCATCCAGGCCTATCGTGAGGAAGACGGGTACGAACCCATGGCGATCAACAGCCTGCTGGCGCGGCTGGGATCGTCGGACCCGATTGAACCGTTTTGCCGCCTGGAGCCGCTGGTGGAAAGTTTTGACTTTGGTAAATACAGCCGGTCTTCGGCGAAATTCGATCCGCATGACCTGGATGTCTTGAATGCCAAGATTTTGCACGACACCAGCTATGATGAGGTGAAAACCCGGCCGGAAATGACCGGGGTCAGTGAGGCGTTCTGGCTGACGGTGCGTCCCAATCTGAAAAAACTGCGGGATGTGAAGGAGTGGCGGGCGCTGGTAGAGGGGCCGGTTCGTCCAAAAATCGAGAACCCGGCCTTTACCGCGCGGGCGGCAGAACTGCTGCCGGAAGAAGACTGGGACGAGGGCACCTGGAAAAGTTGGACCACAGCTGTGAAAGACGCCACGGGGGCCAAGGGCAAAGCCCTGTTCCTGCCGCTCCGTCAGGCGATAACAGGGCTTGATCATGGCCCGGAAATGGGGGCGCTGTTGCCGCTTATCGGGCGGGAAAAGGTGCGCGCCCGGCTTTTGGGGGAGACGGCATGA
- the flgH gene encoding flagellar basal body L-ring protein FlgH: MLKSLVKICGSYSGPYRKRIFARGALMLLSSFALAGCGAVDRIASIGKAPDLAPIEADSVVPQNAPPEKQVVVYRHPPAPYAATSHPNANRNNSLWKIGAKHFFKDQRASQIGDILTVNITINDEATINNSTTRKRTNSDKANSTNFLGLESKLGDVLPDAVDPASLVDMGSTTSNSGSGTVDRKEEIKLTVAAVVTQILPNGNLVIQGRQEVRVNFEVRELTIMGVVRPEDISSTNTIQHTQIAEARISYGGRGQLTDVQQPRYGTQLFDILFPF; encoded by the coding sequence ATGTTGAAAAGTCTTGTGAAAATTTGCGGATCATATTCCGGGCCGTACCGGAAGAGAATTTTTGCGCGGGGCGCCTTGATGCTGTTGTCCAGCTTCGCCCTGGCGGGCTGTGGTGCCGTGGACCGTATCGCCAGCATCGGCAAGGCCCCGGACCTGGCCCCTATTGAGGCAGATTCCGTGGTGCCACAAAATGCACCGCCGGAAAAACAGGTGGTGGTCTACCGCCACCCCCCGGCCCCCTATGCCGCCACATCGCACCCCAACGCCAACAGAAACAATTCCCTGTGGAAGATCGGTGCCAAACATTTCTTCAAAGACCAGCGAGCCAGCCAGATCGGTGACATCCTGACCGTCAACATCACCATTAATGACGAAGCCACCATCAATAACAGCACAACCCGCAAACGAACCAATTCGGACAAGGCCAACTCAACCAATTTCCTGGGCCTGGAAAGCAAGCTTGGCGACGTTCTACCCGATGCGGTCGATCCGGCCTCGCTGGTGGACATGGGCAGCACCACCAGCAACTCCGGTTCCGGCACCGTGGATCGCAAGGAAGAAATCAAGCTCACCGTGGCGGCGGTCGTGACCCAGATCTTGCCCAATGGCAACCTCGTCATCCAGGGCCGTCAGGAGGTGCGGGTAAATTTTGAAGTGCGCGAACTGACCATTATGGGGGTGGTTCGGCCGGAAGACATCAGTTCCACCAACACCATCCAGCACACCCAGATTGCCGAGGCCCGGATTTCCTATGGCGGTCGGGGACAGTTGACCGATGTGCAACAACCCCGCTACGGCACACAACTGTTTGACATTCTGTTTCCCTTCTAG